From a single Loigolactobacillus coryniformis subsp. coryniformis KCTC 3167 = DSM 20001 genomic region:
- the smc gene encoding chromosome segregation protein SMC, whose protein sequence is MQLKTLEINGFKSFADKTVIQFDHGITGIVGPNGSGKSNITEAIRWALGEQSAKSLRGGKMPDIIFAGSSERKPLNRAEVTLTFDNSDHQLKSDYDEVSVTRILYRDGTSAFYLNQKSCRLKDIVNLFMDSGLGRESFSIISQGKIAAIFNSKPEDRRGIIEEAAGVVKYKQRKKEADSQLSATADNLHRVSDIIAELAQQVEPLKEQSSLAKDYLQQKKQLDQITKTLLVRQIESRAAAKKEQQQALKTAQENVILARRNQTDFQTKVTAQKEQQQKNTQRLDILQQDQLRITKQQAELSGQAELAGERRRVAQDKLADLTAELKTQQQQLAELQQVLTTEKTALQQADADLKQKQQLVQNYTQAQQVDEATIKRKVEALRQQYIDQLQQQTTLHNEAAYLAREQQQTKVRDEKQQAEQAALAQQTAELAAQVKTAEKTATQLKKQRTQQQQQQQQLTTQVQHDQQQYDQQQQQWYQALAIMQKVEAKQASLAEMKEDYSGFYAGVRSILQHKTQLTGVIGAVAELLTVPAKYNQALEAILGGQLQAVVVSDEAAGKRSINYLKQQHLGRATFLPLSVMQPQQLNSTQMQQIAQQPGFIGVAADLVKFAPEHANVMRHLLGRIVIATDLTAAIKLAALLQHRVRIVTLEGDILNPGGAMTGGGRTKQNGLLAREQEQRDLTAQLAKMKQQLATKEQALQALKAQIEAANQQLSTTDEQLQQLARQELENQAILKDLTRQQAQLVRQQQAVAYTSQQQNDATADQQQKYLANQQQAKKVAATIEQIQADLAAQQAALASWQENQAATASQRQQAQTDLAVAQEQQKQRQQTNREHVEQQSILQAAMVRNQQQCDQLTQRLNTQTKDHASNAADLKRAAEQLAQIDVQIKTVKEQREVLAATLQQQEQQLAHAQAVYQQQTAAQQRIEATLASLNDSLNHALTQLESDYNLSFEAAKQAALPTDVAELQQQQKLLKLGLADLGEVNIGAIAEYERVSQRYEFLLAQREDLLSAREQLTTTMTEMDQEVSQRFKATFEATAKAFATIFPQMFGGGQASLSLTDPANLLTTGIEITAQPPGKKLQQLSLLSGGERALTAITLLFAIIHVRPVPLCILDEVEAALDEANVERFGRFLQRYDQQTQFVVITHRKGTMMAMDVLFGVAMQESGVSHMVSVALEDVKTEAHA, encoded by the coding sequence GTGCAACTTAAAACGTTAGAAATTAATGGCTTCAAGTCCTTCGCCGATAAAACCGTGATCCAATTTGATCATGGTATCACGGGGATCGTTGGTCCTAATGGTAGTGGTAAAAGTAATATTACAGAAGCGATTCGCTGGGCACTGGGTGAACAATCAGCCAAGAGCCTTCGCGGTGGTAAAATGCCTGATATTATTTTTGCTGGTTCCAGTGAACGTAAACCATTAAACCGTGCTGAAGTCACGTTGACTTTCGATAATTCTGATCATCAATTAAAGTCAGATTATGATGAGGTCAGCGTGACTCGGATTCTATATCGGGATGGCACTTCTGCCTTTTATTTAAATCAAAAAAGTTGTCGCTTAAAGGATATCGTTAATTTATTCATGGATTCTGGCCTGGGGCGAGAATCCTTTTCCATTATTTCACAGGGAAAAATTGCGGCAATTTTTAATAGTAAACCAGAGGACCGCCGCGGCATTATTGAAGAAGCCGCTGGCGTGGTCAAATATAAGCAACGTAAAAAAGAAGCGGATAGTCAACTAAGCGCCACGGCCGATAATTTACATCGGGTTTCCGACATTATCGCCGAATTAGCTCAGCAGGTCGAGCCATTAAAAGAACAAAGTAGCTTGGCCAAAGATTATCTACAGCAAAAAAAGCAACTTGATCAGATCACTAAAACCTTATTAGTCCGTCAGATCGAGTCACGAGCTGCGGCCAAGAAAGAACAGCAGCAGGCACTAAAAACTGCTCAAGAAAATGTGATCTTGGCTCGACGGAACCAAACTGACTTTCAGACTAAAGTGACTGCCCAAAAAGAGCAACAGCAAAAGAACACGCAACGACTGGATATTTTGCAGCAGGATCAACTGCGAATCACCAAACAACAAGCAGAATTATCGGGTCAGGCCGAGTTAGCTGGCGAACGGCGGCGGGTTGCTCAAGATAAATTAGCTGATTTAACGGCTGAACTGAAAACGCAGCAACAGCAATTAGCTGAATTGCAGCAGGTTTTAACCACTGAAAAAACAGCGTTACAACAAGCTGACGCTGACTTAAAACAAAAACAACAATTGGTGCAAAACTATACGCAGGCGCAGCAGGTCGATGAAGCCACGATCAAGCGTAAGGTGGAAGCACTACGGCAGCAGTATATTGATCAACTACAGCAGCAAACAACTTTGCACAATGAAGCTGCCTATTTGGCGCGGGAACAGCAGCAGACTAAAGTGCGCGATGAGAAGCAACAAGCAGAACAAGCGGCCTTAGCGCAGCAAACAGCTGAGTTAGCGGCACAAGTCAAAACGGCTGAAAAAACCGCAACTCAACTGAAAAAACAGCGGACCCAACAGCAGCAACAGCAACAGCAGTTAACGACACAGGTTCAGCATGATCAGCAGCAATATGATCAACAGCAGCAACAGTGGTATCAGGCTTTAGCTATCATGCAAAAGGTTGAAGCCAAACAAGCCAGTTTAGCTGAAATGAAAGAGGATTATAGTGGCTTTTATGCAGGCGTGCGCAGTATTTTACAGCACAAGACACAGCTAACCGGTGTGATCGGTGCGGTGGCTGAATTATTGACGGTGCCAGCGAAATACAATCAAGCGTTGGAAGCTATTTTAGGTGGCCAACTACAGGCAGTCGTGGTTAGTGATGAGGCAGCGGGTAAGCGCAGTATCAATTATTTGAAACAACAGCACTTAGGTCGGGCCACCTTTTTACCGTTATCGGTGATGCAGCCGCAGCAATTGAATAGTACTCAAATGCAGCAAATTGCGCAGCAGCCTGGCTTTATTGGCGTAGCAGCTGATTTGGTTAAATTCGCGCCAGAGCACGCTAACGTAATGCGCCATTTATTAGGCCGCATCGTGATTGCTACTGATTTAACGGCGGCAATCAAGTTAGCGGCGCTACTACAGCATCGTGTGCGCATCGTTACGCTAGAAGGTGACATTCTCAACCCTGGTGGTGCCATGACTGGTGGCGGCCGCACCAAACAAAATGGCCTATTAGCGCGCGAACAAGAGCAACGTGACTTAACGGCACAATTAGCCAAAATGAAACAACAATTGGCAACTAAAGAGCAAGCACTGCAAGCCTTAAAGGCGCAGATCGAAGCTGCTAATCAACAGTTGTCCACCACTGATGAACAGCTGCAACAGCTGGCACGGCAAGAGCTGGAAAATCAAGCCATTTTGAAGGATCTAACGCGGCAACAAGCCCAGTTAGTCCGGCAGCAGCAAGCGGTCGCTTATACAAGTCAACAGCAAAATGATGCCACGGCTGATCAGCAGCAAAAATATCTGGCAAATCAGCAACAGGCTAAAAAAGTTGCCGCTACGATTGAGCAAATTCAGGCTGATCTAGCGGCGCAACAAGCGGCCTTAGCCAGTTGGCAAGAAAATCAGGCGGCAACTGCCAGTCAGCGACAACAGGCGCAAACCGACTTGGCTGTAGCCCAAGAACAACAAAAACAGCGACAACAGACTAACCGCGAGCATGTTGAGCAACAAAGTATTTTGCAAGCAGCAATGGTCAGAAACCAGCAGCAATGTGATCAATTGACGCAACGGCTTAACACGCAGACTAAGGATCATGCCAGTAACGCAGCTGATTTAAAACGTGCGGCCGAACAGTTGGCACAGATCGATGTTCAGATCAAAACGGTCAAAGAACAACGTGAAGTGCTAGCCGCTACGCTACAACAACAGGAACAGCAGTTGGCACATGCACAAGCGGTTTATCAGCAACAAACGGCAGCTCAACAGCGAATCGAAGCAACCTTAGCCAGTCTTAATGATAGTTTGAATCACGCTTTGACTCAGTTAGAAAGTGATTATAACCTGAGCTTCGAAGCCGCAAAACAAGCTGCTTTACCAACGGACGTAGCTGAATTACAGCAGCAACAAAAGTTACTTAAATTAGGTCTAGCCGATCTGGGTGAGGTCAATATTGGTGCGATTGCTGAATACGAACGGGTCAGTCAACGCTATGAATTCTTATTGGCCCAGCGGGAAGATCTATTAAGTGCCCGCGAACAATTGACAACGACAATGACTGAAATGGACCAGGAAGTTAGTCAACGGTTCAAGGCCACTTTTGAAGCAACTGCCAAAGCGTTTGCAACGATTTTTCCACAAATGTTTGGTGGTGGTCAGGCTAGCTTGAGTTTAACTGACCCAGCCAACCTTTTAACCACCGGCATTGAAATTACCGCGCAGCCACCGGGTAAGAAGCTGCAACAACTGAGCTTGTTATCTGGCGGTGAACGCGCATTGACAGCCATTACGCTGTTATTTGCCATCATTCATGTACGTCCAGTACCATTATGTATTTTGGATGAGGTCGAAGCGGCGTTAGACGAAGCTAACGTTGAGCGCTTTGGTCGCTTCCTACAGCGTTATGATCAGCAAACCCAGTTTGTTGTCATCACCCACCGTAAAGGTACAATGATGGCGATGGATGTATTGTTCGGCGTTGCCATGCAGGAATCAGGCGTATCGCATATGGTTTCGGTTGCGCTGGAAGATGTAAAAACGGAGGCACATGCATGA
- the rnc gene encoding ribonuclease III yields the protein MEQVFLNELRDRFGIEYQNVDLLSEAFTQSSYVNEHPNLKLQDYQRIEFLGDAVMELTVSEYLYAKYPNYPEGKLTRLRAAIVCEDSFSAFARECHFDRYIKLGKGEEKNGARDRNSLLCDIFESFVGSLYLDQGKEAVQRFVAQVVFPKVEQGAFSYVMDHKTNLQEFLQKDGEVEISYPLVAEAGPANDAQFTVQVVARGEVLGQGTGHTKKAAEQAAAEVALRKLQD from the coding sequence GTGGAGCAAGTATTTTTAAATGAGTTACGTGACCGTTTTGGCATTGAGTATCAGAATGTCGATTTATTATCTGAAGCGTTCACGCAGTCCTCATACGTTAATGAACACCCAAACTTAAAGTTGCAAGATTATCAGCGCATTGAATTTCTTGGTGATGCGGTGATGGAGTTGACCGTATCTGAATATTTATATGCCAAGTACCCAAATTATCCTGAAGGTAAATTGACCCGATTACGGGCGGCAATTGTCTGTGAGGATAGTTTTAGTGCTTTTGCGCGTGAATGCCATTTTGACCGATACATTAAGCTCGGTAAAGGTGAAGAAAAAAATGGGGCGCGTGATCGTAATTCATTACTTTGCGATATTTTTGAAAGTTTTGTCGGTTCCTTGTACTTAGATCAAGGTAAGGAAGCGGTACAACGTTTTGTGGCGCAGGTCGTCTTTCCTAAAGTTGAACAAGGTGCTTTTTCCTACGTCATGGATCACAAAACCAATTTACAAGAATTTTTGCAAAAAGATGGTGAAGTTGAGATCAGCTATCCATTGGTTGCTGAAGCTGGCCCGGCTAACGATGCGCAATTTACCGTCCAAGTCGTCGCTCGTGGCGAAGTCTTAGGTCAAGGCACTGGCCACACGAAAAAAGCCGCTGAACAAGCAGCAGCTGAAGTGGCGTTACGTAAATTACAAGATTAA
- the acpP gene encoding acyl carrier protein, whose translation MSEQEIYDKIAQLIEERFELSADKVSQSLDFKKDLNADSIDIVEFILELEDTFGAEISDEDAEKLATVGDAVTYIKNHQ comes from the coding sequence ATGTCTGAGCAAGAGATCTACGATAAGATCGCACAATTGATTGAAGAACGGTTTGAATTATCAGCTGACAAAGTTAGTCAGTCACTTGATTTTAAGAAAGATTTAAACGCTGATTCGATCGACATTGTCGAATTTATCTTGGAATTGGAAGATACATTCGGTGCTGAGATTTCGGATGAAGATGCAGAAAAATTAGCGACAGTGGGCGACGCAGTCACTTACATCAAAAACCATCAATAA